A part of Indicator indicator isolate 239-I01 chromosome 15, UM_Iind_1.1, whole genome shotgun sequence genomic DNA contains:
- the TMEM115 gene encoding transmembrane protein 115 gives MRRYLPVARQHFLAALAGTSVVVKSLSAAVLLLYLLSFGLDTAYGLGVTPGYLLPPNFWVWTLLTHGLVEERAWGLAASLATLGVAGRLLEPLWGALELLVFFAVVNVSVGLLGALAYFLTYVASFHLPYLFAVHIHGGLGFLGGVLVALKQTMGDSTVLKVPQVRMKAVPMLLLLLLSLLRLAALVESNVLASYGFGLLSSWVYLRFYQRHSRGRGDMSDHFAFATFFPEILQPVVGLVANVVHSILVKVKVCRKTVKRYDVGAPSSITISLPGTDPQDAERRRQLALKALNERLKRVEDQSAWPSMEDDEEEAPVVVAKADSPLLADPGTAGKGTSQESNLITFQDAPSQL, from the exons ATGCGGCGGTACCTGCCGGTGGCCCGGCAGCACTTCCTGGCGGCGCTGGCCGGCACGAGCGTGGTGGTGAAGTCGCTGAGCGCCGCCGTCCTCCTGCTCTACCTGCTCTCCTTCGGTCTGGACACGGCCTACGGCCTGGGGGTGACCCCCGGGTATCTCCTGCCCCCAAACTTCTGGGTGTGGACGCTGCTGACGCACGGACTGGTGGAGGAGCGGGCCTGGGGCCTGGCGGCCAGCCTGGCCACTCTGGGGGTGGCTGGGCGGCTGCTcgagcctctctggggagctctggagctgctggtctTCTTCGCGGTGGTGAACGTCTCGGTGGGGCTCCTGGGGGCCCTTGCCTACTTCCTCACCTACGTGGCCTCCTTCCACCTTCCCTACCTGTTCGCCGTCCATATCCACGGCGGGCTGGGCTTTCTCGGGGGAGTCTTGGTGGCTCTCAAGCAGACGATGGGGGACAGCACCGTTCTGAAGGTGCCCCAAGTCAGAATGAAGGCTGTTCCTatgctcctgctccttctcctgtctctaCTGCGCCTTGCTGCCCTCGTCGAGAGCAATGTACTGGCCTCATACGGCTTTGGGCTCCTCTCCAGTTGGGTCTATCTCCGTTTCTACCAGCGGCACAGTAGAGGCCGTGGAGACATGTCCGACCATTTCGCATTCGCCACTTTTTTCCCCGAgatcctgcagcctgtggtgggTCTGGTGGCCAACGTTGTGCACAGCATCTTGGTGAAGGTGAAGGTCTGCCGCAAGACAGTCAAACGCTACGACGTGGGCGCCCCGTCATCCATCACCATCAGTCTGCCGGGGACAGACCCCCAGGATGCTGAGAGGAGAAG GCAGCTGGCTCTGAAGGCCCTGAATGAGCGGCTGAAGCGTGTGGAGGACCAGTCAGCCTGGCCTAGCATGGAGGATGACGAGGAGGAGGCACCAGTAGTGGTTGCAAAGGCTGACAGCCCACTGCTGGCTgaccctggcactgctgggaagGGCACCAGCCAGGAGTCCAACCTCATCACCTTCCAGGATGCCCCATCCCAACTGTGA